Genomic segment of Roseofilum casamattae BLCC-M143:
TGTCGTTTCTTCATGGATCTGGGGATTGGCTGGATTTTGGAATTGCTGCAACATATACGCATTCGGCGTTGTTTCCGACAACTCTATGGCTCGCCGAATGCACCCGCCCATTCCTTCAGCTCCAGGAGTAAGAACTAATTCTGCTCCATAGGCCTTCAACATTGCCCGTCGCTCCGCGCTCATAGTGTCCGGCATTAACAAAATTAACCGATAGCCGCGCGCCGCCGCTACCATGGCTAGAGCAATCCCCGTATTTCCGGATGTGGGTTCGACCAGCACCGTCTTCTCCGGAGAAATGAGTCCTTGTTGCTCGGCCATATCCACCATATTTACCCCAATCCGGTCTTTCACCGAAGCAGCGGGATTCATGCTCTCCAGTTTGACGATAATTTGGGCGAGGCATCCTTCAGCTTGGGGAATGCGGTTTAATTGGACTAGGGGAGTCCGACCGACGAGTTTAGTAATATCTTTCGCTATTTTCATCTTTAATAGGGAGTGTTTCTCGTTTCAATTCTCCCAAAGGCAGATGACAACCGGCAAGTTTCAGACGGAATGGGCCCGTGTCTGTAGAGCGATACGACTTATAATAGGAAGAAGTACGCAGAATTTGAGGAGTCAATTGGTGGATAGTCGGGAGTTGGCCAAGTATATTGAAGCCACTGATGGAATGTCTAAGCCTTGGTTGTTGGTGCAGTTACGCTTAAAGAAACTGCAAGAGCGCCGCCATGAGATTACTCCGGATGAATATACCAATCAGTTGGCGGATATTCACGAAGATATGATGAAACTCGGTCAATGGTGGTGAGGTATGAAGTCGGAGGTGTTTAATCCATAATTGGCTGTGCTTTCGTCTCTATACTACGTTTCTGGCTCAATGTCAAATTTTGCTTAACATTGAGCCAGAAAAAATGGTTTCGAGAAGCGAGAGAGCTTGGGTTGAGGTGGGGAGATTTTGGAGAGGAACAACGATGCAATAGTAGCTGAAGGGGATGACTAA
This window contains:
- the cysK gene encoding cysteine synthase A, which produces MKIAKDITKLVGRTPLVQLNRIPQAEGCLAQIIVKLESMNPAASVKDRIGVNMVDMAEQQGLISPEKTVLVEPTSGNTGIALAMVAAARGYRLILLMPDTMSAERRAMLKAYGAELVLTPGAEGMGGCIRRAIELSETTPNAYMLQQFQNPANPQIHEETTAEEIWIDTDGTVDIIVAGVGTGGTITGVGEVLKKKKSTLQAIAVEPTNSPVMSGGQPGPHKIQGIGAGFIPEVLKVDLIDEIVKVTDEEAIHYGRRLAKEEGLLSGISTGAALCAAIRVAQRPENDGKLIVMVQPSFGERYLSTPLFQELQP